The Candidatus Thermoplasmatota archaeon genome window below encodes:
- a CDS encoding type II toxin-antitoxin system PemK/MazF family toxin gives MGTFTKGDIVLFLFPYTDLSNRKLRPTLVISDEMGEDILLCQITSKKIRKDKYCVEIKQNNTIDGNLQIDSYIRANMIFTASKAQILKKICMIKDKQYTEVVNIIDNLIRK, from the coding sequence GTGGGCACATTTACAAAAGGAGATATAGTGTTATTTCTGTTTCCATACACTGATTTAAGTAATAGGAAACTTCGCCCCACCCTTGTCATATCTGATGAAATGGGTGAAGACATTCTTTTATGCCAAATCACCTCTAAAAAAATTCGGAAGGATAAATATTGTGTTGAAATCAAGCAAAACAACACTATTGATGGAAACCTTCAAATTGATAGTTATATTCGTGCAAACATGATTTTCACAGCAAGTAAGGCACAAATTCTTAAAAAAATCTGTATGATAAAAGATAAACAATACACTGAAGTAGTAAACATCATTGATAACCTCATTAGAAAATAG